In the Paramisgurnus dabryanus chromosome 5, PD_genome_1.1, whole genome shotgun sequence genome, one interval contains:
- the LOC135748496 gene encoding uncharacterized protein: MEVPRLKKRPRRFCEHCNTELCHTQYFDHRKRFFKNGVWEKKSKRATSDNVLSQLLSSHEPAVSDVPSMCKDPEDNFTGVREIGGSEMHSEDPEKELIEEFEETHPANISSDNDETADDQSIHLFLDSSDSESMQDDEDISCCVDDFVDAEGEILAEEPSEAYPHIQDGEEHGSDQSRSEKPEHLLMKLFAMMLLSWQSTFKISDNAITSLLLCIKHFMWIIGNVLCANTLTAFSSNIPKTLCSLRKWTGILRDDFLQYVVCPKCMTVYMLTETYELRRDGTKVCRTCGHIPFYNHPQQRSALRKKCGSALLRKATYSSGEEYVHPIRSYCYKSVVQSLGGLVKRPGFEEKLEEWRKWEMPKGVLGDVYDGQVWQDYQYVNGEPFLTEPNNLALMLNVDWFQPFKYAPYSVGAIYLVILNLPREDRFKEENMILVGLIPGPKEPSLNINAFLDPLVDELQELWHGVILEDNSFLGHQVYRAALLCLSSDIPATRKCGGFVGHGAYRGCHKCLKTFSKKEFGEKMDYSGFERFSWEPRMSKDHIYYAGLSKRAKTKAEQKIIEREYGARWSELFRLSYYDAIRFVVIDPMHNLLLGTARHVFRLWTELGILTTKSLDEVQARVESIKVPYEVGRIPLRISSGFTGFTADQWKNWTTIYSLFCLKGLINNRHYEMWFDFVQACIILCSRVISINRLEVADRYLQTFLSKFVELFGPLHCTPNMHLHLHLKECMLDYGPVYSFWCFSFERFNGILGKFNNNNRAIEVQIMRQFLQGQQLRMPWTCEYGAEFGSILGKQMVGTLSCNDTADMLYVKHSVLVSAERLLFENCTVVPLTPFHQTILDEPDRHAILTMYHQMYPCVTDVDRFAMTCKRVTCLNVTYSIDGSRAERSAYVYAKWCGNTNSFEEPIIDPLAELRPAIIKQFIVVNVVSKVVIGNDMQSN, from the exons ATGGAAGTCCCAAGACTGAAGAAACGACCTCGCCGCTTCTGTGAACATTGCAACACTGAACTGTGTCATACACAGTATTTTGACCACAGAAAGCGCTTTTTCAAAAATGGAGTTTGGGAGAAAAAATCCAAAAGGGCTACGTCAGATAACGTACTGAGCCAGCTGCTGTCCAGTCATGAACCCGCTGTGAGTGATGTACCGTCAATGTGTAAAGACCCGGAAGATAACTTTACTGGAGTTAGAGAGATTGGTGGAAGTGAAATGCACTCCGAGGACCCAGAAAAAGAATTGATTGAAGAATTTGAAGAAACGCACCCAGCAAATATCAGTTCAGACAACG acgaaacagcagatgATCAAAGCATTCATCTTTTCCTGGACTCCAGCGATTCAGAGTCAATGCAAGATGATGAAGACATCTCCTGTTGTGTG GATGACTTTGTGGATGCAGAGGGGGAAATCCTTGCTGAGGAGCCGAGTGAAGCCTATCCTCACATACAAGATGGGGAGGAGCATGGAAGTGATCAGTCCAGAAGTGAAAAACCAGAACACTTGTTGATGAAACTTTTTGCCATGATGCTTTTGTCATGGCAATCAACCTTCAAGATTTCTGATAATGCCATCACATCACTTCTTCTGTGCATCAAACATTTCATGTGGATAATTGGAAATGTTCTCTGTGCTAATACCCTCACTGCCTTTTCAAGCAACATTCCAAAGACTTTATGCTCCTTGAGGAAATGGACTGGTATACTTCGTGACGACTTCTTACAGTATGTGGTTTGTCCAAAATGTATGACAGTGTACATGCTTACTGAAACCTATGAGCTCAGACGGGATGGTACAAAGGTTTGCAGGACTTGTGGTCACATCCCATTCTACAATCACCCACAGCAGAGGTCTGCATTAAGGAAGAAATGTGGCTCTGCCTTGCTAAGAAAGGCTACATATTCGAGCGGTGAAGAGTATGTCCATCCAATACGTTCTTACTGTTACAAGAGTGTTGTGCAgtctctgggaggacttgttaaaagacctggatttgaagagaaatTAGAAGAATGGCGAAAGTGGGAAATGCCAAAGGGTGTGTTAGGAGATGTGTATGATGGACAAGTATGGCAGGATTACCAGTATGTGAATGGAGAGCCTTTTTTAACAGAGCCAAATAATTTGGCCTTGATGCTGAATGTGGACTGGTTCCAACCTTTCAAATATGCACCTTATTCAGTCGGAGCCATCTACTTGGTCATTTTGAATCTACCTCGTGAAGACCGTTTTAAGGAAGAAAATATGATTCTCGTTGGACTAATACCTGGACCAAAAGAACCATCACTAAATATAAATGCTTTCTTAGACCCCTTAGTTGATGAGCTTCAAGAACTTTGGCATGGCGTGATTCTGGAAGACAACTCTTTTTTAGGACATCAGGTTTACAGAGCAGCTCTGCTTTGTCTTTCATCAGATATCCCCGCAACTCGAAAATGTGGAGGCTTTGTTGGACATGGAGCTTACAGAG GATGTCACAAGTGTTTGAAGACGTTTAGCAAGAAGGAATTTGGTGAAAAAATGGACTACTCAGGATTTGAGAGGTTTTCATGGGAGCCACGCATGTCAAAGGATCACATATACTATGCTGGATTATCCAAACGGGCAAAGACAAAGGCAGAACAGAAAATAATTGAACGCGAGTATGGAGCTAGATGGTCAGAACTTTTCCGCTTGAGTTACTATGATGCCATCAGATTTGTCGTCATAGATCCAATGCACAACCTTCTCCTTGGTACCGCAAGACATGTATTCAGACTGTGGACAGAATTAGGAATTTTAACAACAAAAAGCCTTGATGAAGTTCAAGCTAGAGTGGAAAGCATCAAAGTACCTTATGAGGTTGGAAGAATTCCATTACGAATTTCATCTGGCTTTACAGGATTTACAGCAGATCAGTGGAAAAACTGGACAACCATTTACTCCCTGTTTTGTCTGAAGGGGCTTATCAACAACAGACACTATGAAATGTGGTTTGACTTTGTGCAGGCTTGTATCATACTCTGCTCCAGAGTCATATCCATCAATAGACTGGAAGTAGCAGATCGATACCTGCAGACATTTCTCTCAAAATTTGTCGAACTCTTTGGCCCATTGCACTGCACCCCCAACATGCATCTACATCTTCATTTGAAAGAGTGCATGTTGGATTATGGACCAGTTTATTCTTTTTGGTGTTTTTCATTCGAGCGTTTTAATGGAATACTGGGAAAgtttaataacaacaacaggGCAATTGAAGTCCAGATTATGAGGCAATTTCTGCAGGGCCAACAACTTCGTATGCCATGGACATGTGAATATGGGGCTGAATTTGGCAGTATTTTAGGAAAACAAATGGTTGGGACTTTGTCATGCAATGACACAGCTGATATGCTTTATGTGAAACACAGTGTTTTGGTGTCAGCAGAAAGACTTCTCTTTGAAAACTGCACAGTGGTGCCTCTGACTCCATTCCACCAGACAATCTTGGATGAGCCTGACAGACATGCAATATTGACAATGTATCACCAGATGTACCCTTGTGTCACTGACGTTGACCGTTTTGCCATGACATGCAAACGGGTAACATGTCTGAATGTAACTTACTCAATTGATGGATCTAGAGCAGAAAGGTCAGCATATGTATATGCTAAGTGGTGTGGAAACACAAACAGTTTTGAGGAACCCATCATTGACCCTCTAGCCGAACTACGACCAGCCATTATAAAGCAGTTTATAGTTGTTAATGTTGTCTCAAAAG TGGTTATTGGTAATGACATGCAGAGTAATTAA
- the LOC141282224 gene encoding uncharacterized protein C14orf93-like, whose product MAGRRLAFSSPSTPLHGRDQPLSSSPLTDEKKLLNALSGLSRQLTLLTSNMNEQFAAVNSRLLTIEDRLAALESKNCNGTVEENNSKKRRRANNPKIAEAVRRLHNSEANCRRYEPEQGLTSPHNEAVTTYLLGAISASPDLTAESDDIVSACKTYYESVRRSFRYKQPELASRAENAKSLARSRSRRKRLLEARRSVLAEDEMEIWRCATIDLMSDEEDGIVDGVSGWIVRPPPSRSLELSELCATLQSRLEATPKYRETHHIRLQK is encoded by the exons ATGGCAGGACGGCGTCTAGCCTTCAGCTCTCCTTCAACTCCGCTGCATGGACGCGACCAACCCCTTTCATCCAGTCCGCTGACCGATGAGAAGAAACTGCTGAATGCTTTGAGTGGACTGTCTCGTCAGCTTACTCTGCTTACTTCCAATATGAATGAGCAGTTTGCCGCAGTAAACTCCAGGTTGCTGACCATTGAGGATAGGTTGGCTGCTTTGGAGTCAAAAAACTGTAACGGTACTGTGGAAGAAAATAACTCCAAGAAGAGAAGACGGGCGAACAATCCCAAGATTGCG GAGGCTGTACGGCGTCTTCATAACTCTGAGGCAAACTGCAGGCGCTATGAACCAGAGCAAGG ACTAACGTCGCCTCACAACGAAGCCGTGACCACCTATTTGCTTGGGGCTATTTCAGCAAGTCCCGATTTAACCGCTGAGAGTGACGACATTGTTT CTGCCTGTAAGACGTATTATGAGTCGGTACGCCGGAGCTTCAGATACAAACAACCTGAACTCGCATCGCGGGCGGAAAATGCGAAAAGTTTAGCTCGGAGTCGATCCAGAAGAAAAAGG TTGCTGGAAGCGAGACGAAGTGTGCTGGCTGAGGATGAGATGGAAATTTGGAGGTGCGCCACCATAGATCTCATGTCTGATGAGGAAGACGGCATTGTTGACGGGGTGTCTGGATGGATTGTGCGGCCACCGCCCTCTCGCAGCCTTGAACTCTCCGAGCTCTGTGCAACGCTGCAATCCAGATTAGAGGCGACACCAAAATACAGGGAAACTCACCATATACGCCTGCAAAAGTGA